In Papio anubis isolate 15944 chromosome 17, Panubis1.0, whole genome shotgun sequence, the following are encoded in one genomic region:
- the BORCS6 gene encoding BLOC-1-related complex subunit 6 — MESSRGRPGPETDLLAVAEQQAAIFGGGSGRTSSESPSGLRVSGEEEAENVGGANRHPRTSPKTSSCGVVHRPEREALEKEPGPQGTPSGAGSLSGAPGAEHEPSPSFRHKDPAPPEGKPASGRDCRRGGPGGGMDVEQQEEEDNDEEAAAGGRASRSFSSRLQDSRSLDGLSEACGGAGSSGSAESGAGGGRRATISSPLELEGTVSRHGDLTHFVANNLQLKIRLSGAPPPPPSAPARPCPAPAPTPTPTPAIPPIDPEVLRDLERLSRELGGRVDRLLRGLGGAVQELTALSVGCIQTYRDAVDSLGEAVDMSIKGMYTLLARCEELERALQPVQGLARQVRDIRRTLEVLEALCK, encoded by the coding sequence ATGGAGTCGTCTCGGGGGCGGCCCGGGCCCGAGACGGACCTTCTGGCTGTAGCGGAACAGCAGGCCGCAATCTTCGGCGGCGGATCGGGCCGAACGTCCTCTGAGTCGCCCTCAGGCCTCCGGGTGTCCGGGGAGGAAGAGGCCGAGAACGTTGGGGGCGCGAACCGCCACCCCAGGACGTCCCCGAAGACGTCAAGCTGCGGCGTCGTCCACCGGCCGGAACGGGAGGCTCTCGAGAAAGAGCCCGGCCCTCAAGGGACGCCGTCTGGGGCCGGGAGCCTCAGTGGGGCGCCGGGTGCAGAGCACGAACCGTCCCCGTCCTTCCGGCACAAGGACCCAGCGCCACCCGAGGGCAAGCCCGCCTCCGGGAGGGACTGCCGTCGAGGGGGACCAGGCGGCGGGATGGATGTTgagcagcaggaggaagaagacAACGACGAGGAGGCGGCCGCGGGCGGCAGAGCCAGCCGCTCGTTCTCCAGCCGCCTTCAGGACAGCCGCAGCCTGGACGGGCTGAGCGAGGCGTGCGGTGGCGCCGGGTCCTCAGGGAGTGCCGAGTCCGGCGCGGGCGGCGGACGCCGCGCCACCATCTCCAGTCCCCTGGAGCTCGAGGGCACAGTGAGCCGCCACGGCGACCTCACCCACTTTGTCGCCAACAACCTGCAACTCAAGATCCGTCTGAGCGGCGCCCCTCCACCCCCGCCTTCTGCCCCTGCGCGGCCCTGCCCAGCGCCtgcacccacacccacacccacaccagcCATTCCCCCCATCGACCCCGAGGTGCTGCGGGATCTGGAGCGGTTGAGTCGGGAGCTGGGAGGCCGGGTGGACCGTCTGCTTCGCGGTCTGGGTGGCGCGGTGCAGGAGCTGACGGCGCTCAGCGTGGGCTGCATCCAGACCTACCGCGACGCTGTGGACTCCTTAGGTGAAGCCGTGGACATGAGCATCAAGGGCATGTACACCCTGCTGGCGCGCTGCGAGGAGCTGGAGCGGGCTCTGCAGCCGGTTCAGGGGCTGGCTCGCCAAGTCCGGGATATCCGACGTACTCTGGAGGTGTTGGAGGCCCTGTGCAAGTGA